In a genomic window of Bacteroidales bacterium:
- a CDS encoding type II toxin-antitoxin system RelE/ParE family toxin: MSYSVLYTFNFKKEIKRLSKKYPSLKNEIEILITELEENPTHGISIGKNCYKIRLAIKSKGKGKSGGARVITFFKIIKTEIYLLTIYDKSKKKDISDKEIQELITEIPI, from the coding sequence ATGAGTTATAGTGTTTTATATACTTTTAATTTTAAGAAAGAGATTAAAAGGCTTTCTAAAAAATACCCTTCCCTTAAAAATGAAATTGAAATTTTAATTACCGAACTTGAAGAAAATCCAACTCATGGCATATCTATTGGTAAAAATTGTTACAAAATACGATTAGCGATAAAATCTAAAGGTAAGGGTAAAAGTGGTGGAGCACGTGTAATTACCTTTTTTAAAATCATAAAAACCGAGATTTATTTACTCACAATTTATGATAAATCTAAGAAAAAAGATATTTCAGATAAAGAAATTCAGGAACTAATAACAGAAATTCCCATATA